The Reichenbachiella carrageenanivorans region TCTTTTAAAGAAAGTGAATACACTGAAAGTAGCCAAAAGAGACCGATGGCACTTGGCCATGTCCAAATACATGCTTATTCAAAGCACCAAAGAATTAGGTTTTATACATTTTCTTAAAATTCTGTTCTTCTCTCGATTTGCCTTTGACAGAAATAGTCCAGAATTATTCATGAAAATGGTTTATAGCAAGTTTGGCAACGAAAAGCCAATGATCTAATTACCCCACTTATCCTTGAAGTATCGCAGGGCAATTGAATTATTCCTGTCCTCGTCTCTCTCTTTTCCATGATTGTTTATTGATGCCAAACTATTGGCTTTAAAAAAACCTTCTGTCCAAAAGGGTATATAGCAAAACCTGCTTGATGGAAAAACATATTTAGGCACTCGGGCATGTGCACTTACCCAAACATCATCTACAAACCGAACAGCTCTTGGTTCTTCTGGATAATCGGTCAATTCTTCATAATCAAAAAACTTAGGCCTAACTAAAAAACCTGAATACCCCTGCACAATATCTATTGGATAATACTCGCTCACACGAGTAGTAGGCACAGGCACAGGTGCTTGTTTGGTTATATTAGTCCAAAGTGTAGTACTCCTATCCACCAAATCAGCCGGAACCCTCCAACCACTAGCTGCTACGATCCAATCTGGCTTTTCATCAGAAGCTTTATCAAAAGCTGCCAACATCGTACGAGGATACATATTGTCATCATCTACCACTAATATTTTTTGATCAGGATCGAGAGACCCAACAGCTGGTATAAATTTAGTACTAGGCCCCCAGTCCTTGTCTACTCGCTTCACCTCCAAACACTTCAATCCTTCTATTTCTTTGGGAATAACATACCCTACCTTCTCTCTCATAGACATCTGAGGAACGTATAAATAAATTTTCTTTGGAGCTCTTTTTTGCGACAGCAGACTTTTGACTGTCGGTACAATTTCTGAAATCCGACTTGGTATAGTAGAAAAAGAAACAATTATGTCTGACTTATTAGTGTTGCTCGCGCAATACTCGTCCCAATAGGCTAACGACTTTCTCGTAGTAATGAAATAGTGCCAATAGTCTCTAATAAACTTCTTGCCCGACAAATAATTATATGCCTGATTCAACAAGAAAAGAAAAACTACTACGCCTACAATAATGGATTGAATTAATGTCATGATTTGATTTTATTGACCCAAACGTCTACCTTTTTTCGAAGATTAAAATAAAATACCGATAGCCAATTTAGACTATAGGGAAAATCAGGTTTTAGTTTATTTCTAACGCTTAAAAATTTTACAGGGTGTGGAGAACTGATATTAACCTCGTCCTTTGTTAAATGAATTCCTTTACTATCCTTAAACTGATTTAAAAGAATAGTCAACACAGACTGATCATCCTTGTGGTTATACCTATTGGCTCCTTTTGGCTTGATACACTCATGTATAAGCGAATATCTTTTCCATTCCGAAACGAGCGCTCTTATATCTGCATTATGATAGCCAAAACCACACATACAACCACAAATATTACGAACATAATAATGTGATTCAGGCACATTCATATAATCCAAGGTAGGCTGCAGCGTCCATTCCTTTAAAGTCCCTGATCCGCCTATAGGAGCATATAGACCATACTGATCAATCTGATCCCAAACATAAGTTAGCGGCTCATTGAGAATTGTTGCGCTATCCAGCCAAAGTAAATTACCTTGCTTTTCTTCGAAAATCTCATTCACCATAATAGGCTTAAATGAATAAGTCCTAAATTCTAATTGGACGAATTTGGGATATTTTGAAAAGTCAAAATTTCTTACCGATAGATTGGGAACCTTTTTTATAAGTTGATTGAGATGTGACTTTTGATCTTCATTAAAACCAAGATCATAACAAATCAATTCGCTATTCTCGTACTCTTTTTGCTTATTAAAGGAATAGACAAATTGACAAAAAGTTCTAAAATAAAACTCATCAGCAGCGGTTAATATGACATTGAGTTTCGTCATCAGGACACCAATTGGCCTTCCATTAATTTTATCACTCGATCGCCTCTATCAAAATACTGTTCATCATGGGAGATGACAACAATCGTCTTGCCAGCTTTTTTTAGATCTTGTAAAATAGTTTCGTAAAAAATCTTCTTAAAATGCGGGTCTTGATTTGCAGCCCATTCATCAAAAAGATAAACTTCTGTATCCTTTAGGATGGCGTTGATCAGTCCTAGTCTTTTCTTCTGTCCCTCAGACAAACGAGTAGTAGAAAATTTACCGTTTTCTATGCGCACCTTTTTTGTCATCTCTAAGGTTTTCAATAGCTCTTCTCCACGTTTCAACACGTCCGCATCATCGATGTGAGTTACATTATCAAACAAATAGGAATCAACAAAGGTTGCTGCAAATTTGCTTCTATAATCTTCTCGATTAGAGTCATCTATCGATTGTCCTTTATATTTGACTACCCCTTCTTTAGGAGGATATAAGCCTAACATCATCTTTGCCAATGTAGTCTTTCCACTCCCATTGCCGCCAAGAAGAAAAATCAGCTCTCCTTTCTTGATAGACAAATCAATAGGTCCTAACTCAAAATGCTCGTCTTCATCTGGGTTATAATACTCATGCTTTACTCCTACTAAATCTATAATAACATCATCTGCTACATTTTCCTCATCTAGCTCAATAGGCTTTACCACATGTGCTGTATCTTCCAAATCAATACCCGTTTCACTGATTTGCTCTAAGGCAACTTCTATCCTTTTCAAATTGCTAAACCAACCTGAAACCGTAGATAATGGAGCGATAATAAACAGGACTAAAGTCAAAAATTCACCAAAAACAGAAGGTTCTACAAAACCCGTAGCAAAAATATAAACCACCAACGCTGCCATACCTAAAAGC contains the following coding sequences:
- a CDS encoding DUF1647 domain-containing protein; translation: MTKLNVILTAADEFYFRTFCQFVYSFNKQKEYENSELICYDLGFNEDQKSHLNQLIKKVPNLSVRNFDFSKYPKFVQLEFRTYSFKPIMVNEIFEEKQGNLLWLDSATILNEPLTYVWDQIDQYGLYAPIGGSGTLKEWTLQPTLDYMNVPESHYYVRNICGCMCGFGYHNADIRALVSEWKRYSLIHECIKPKGANRYNHKDDQSVLTILLNQFKDSKGIHLTKDEVNISSPHPVKFLSVRNKLKPDFPYSLNWLSVFYFNLRKKVDVWVNKIKS
- a CDS encoding cyclic peptide export ABC transporter; translation: MKIIKLLIQSSKLLFVLAVFSSALTGICSSFLIKMIVESINTENFNAASFQVEFGLFWVGYGVLAVVSSFAVSKLSQGIIHQLRISLSTKILQADFSEIERNQDRIFPILTEDIKTIYHGIDRLPSVTTGLATVLGVLGYIVYQHPTLSLAVLGLFLAVFILTKLSLPLTRKYQEKSRVLWNDIFKIFEGLTYGIKELSLNKKFKKFYLKEVIEKTSEEQNKYMVKESVVVAIASKSGDMVLLLGMAALVVYIFATGFVEPSVFGEFLTLVLFIIAPLSTVSGWFSNLKRIEVALEQISETGIDLEDTAHVVKPIELDEENVADDVIIDLVGVKHEYYNPDEDEHFELGPIDLSIKKGELIFLLGGNGSGKTTLAKMMLGLYPPKEGVVKYKGQSIDDSNREDYRSKFAATFVDSYLFDNVTHIDDADVLKRGEELLKTLEMTKKVRIENGKFSTTRLSEGQKKRLGLINAILKDTEVYLFDEWAANQDPHFKKIFYETILQDLKKAGKTIVVISHDEQYFDRGDRVIKLMEGQLVS